The following coding sequences lie in one Arachis hypogaea cultivar Tifrunner chromosome 9, arahy.Tifrunner.gnm2.J5K5, whole genome shotgun sequence genomic window:
- the LOC112711786 gene encoding FRIGIDA-like protein 4a, which yields MGSIPDPGELSEVAPPPSFDEFQRQTSLMTSCTLLWKELSDHFSSLEKDLVSKSEALKLKIRTFDNHTAQSLKLLDHRESSIEGSVQIALRKLDNNRTAALSALTDSDCGDSAAGDGEVDNGEGLVLKLKSFCLRMDAVGFWMFVIGKKKELEALRSEMPVALSECVDPAKFVLEAISEVFPVDKRGGEKVGSGDLGWACVLVLESLIPVVVDPVIGKSRLMVTPAVKERAKEIAETWKASLEERGGIENVKTPDVHTFLQHLVTFGIVKKDDLDLYRKLVIGSAWRKQMPKLALSLGLADEMPDMIEELISKGQQLDAVHFTYEVGLVDKFPPVPLLKSYLKDAKKVASSILEDPNNAGRAATLAARKEQSALRAVIKCIEEYKLEDEFPPENLKKRLDQLEKVKTDKRKPVVVPANKRTRASNSNGGPMPPAKAGRLTNAYVSSFPAAPAFVRSPSHGQYPAALPAYPSPPHMYGSRSPPYAAYSPEPAPAMAGSYPAASMNYPAYGGYGNVMAPTYQQAYYR from the exons ATGGGGTCCATCCCCGATCCCGGCGAGCTGAGCGAGGTTGCTCCTCCGCCGAGCTTCGACGAGTTCCAGCGTCAGACCTCACTTATGACCAGCTGCACACTCCTCTGGAAGGAGCTCTCCGACCACTTCTCCTCACTTGAGAAGGACCTAGTCAGCAAATCAGAAGCACTCAAGCTCAAGATTCGCACCTTCGACAACCACACCGCTCAGTCCCTAAAACTCCTTGACCACCGCGAGTCCTCCATCGAGGGAAGCGTCCAGATCGCCCTCCGCAAACTCGACAACAACCGGACCGCTGCGCTCTCCGCTCTTACCGACTCTGACTGTGGCGACTCCGCCGCCGGCGATGGTGAGGTGGACAATGGCGAGGGCCTAGTGCTGAAGCTGAAGTCATTCTGCCTGAGAATGGATGCGGTAGGGTTTTGGATGTTCGTGATCGGGAAGAAAAAGGAACTGGAGGCGCTGAGGTCGGAGATGCCGGTGGCGCTGTCGGAGTGTGTGGATCCGGCGAAGTTCGTGCTGGAGGCGATATCGGAAGTGTTTCCTGTGGACAAGAGAGGAGGGGAGAAGGTAGGTAGCGGGGACCTAGGTTGGGCGTGCGTGCTGGTGCTGGAGTCGCTGATCCCGGTGGTGGTGGACCCTGTGATAGGGAAGTCGAGGTTGATGGTGACGCCGGCAGTGAAGGAGAGGGCGAAGGAGATCGCTGAGACTTGGAAGGCGAGCCTTGAGGAGAGGGGAGGGATCGAGAACGTGAAGACCCCTGACGTGCACACGTTCTTGCAGCACCTTGTTACCTTTGGGATTGTCAAGAAGGATGATTTAGATTTGTACAGGAAGCTTGTCATTGGCTCCGCCTGGAGGAAACAGATGCCTAAGCTCGCTCTTTCCCTCGGTCTTGCTGATGAAATGCCtg ATATGATTGAAGAGTTAATCAGCAAAGGCCAGCAGCTTGATGCAGTGCACTTTACATATGAAGTAGGTCTTGTGGACAAGTTCCCTCCTGTTCCGCTACTCAAATCTTATTTGAAGGATGCAAAGAAAGTTGCATCATCTATATTGGAAGATCCTAATAATGCAGGCCGAGCTGCG ACCCTAGCTGCAAGAAAAGAGCAATCTGCCCTCAGGGCTGTGATTAAATGCATTGAGGAGTACAAACTTGAGGATGAGTTCCCTCCCGAAAATCTGAAGAAGCGACTTGATCAGTTGGAGAAGGTCAAGACGGACAAGAGGAAACCAGTTGTTGTCCCTGCCAACAAAAGAACAAGAGCAAGCAACAGCAATGGTGGCCCAATGCCTCCTGCCAAGGCTGGCCGTTTGACCAACGCATATGTGTCATCTTTCCCTGCTGCTCCGGCATTTGTTAGGTCTCCATCACACGGGCAATACCCAGCTGCTCTTCCAGCATATCCTTCCCCACCACACATGTACGGAAGCAGAAGCCCCCCCTATGCTGCTTACTCACCGGAGCCAGCACCAGCTATGGCAGGTTCATACCCAGCTGCATCAATGAACTACCCTGCATATGGTGGCTATGGAAATGTTATGGCACCAACTTATCAGCAGGCTTACTACCGATAG